In a genomic window of Cystobacter fuscus DSM 2262:
- a CDS encoding efflux RND transporter periplasmic adaptor subunit, with protein sequence MRPRIGPRLVALLLALGAAACSSGSKPAGAEKSSPPPADAGSPSVPAATAQEVKLCEHGVPAELCTKCNPEFIDVFKAQGDWCEEHGLPESHCKQCHPELTFTSRPSTPRDWCEEHAVPESQCTRCHPELVAKFIEAGDYCREHGYPESVCPYCHPEKVKAAGAEPPVFPEPGTRVRLASAETAREAGIRTERVRRRPFARTLEVLGQLDFNQNRLARLSTRSDALVMEVRVDVGDEVKAGQPLAVVTSATVGEDQGRLSAAQARVRAALAAVSREQTLVERGISPRQALEEAQAELAAAEGEREAARAALGAAGVSTGSQQGLFTLKAPFAGTVVARDAVPGRHVAGGQTLLQLADLDTLWAQLEVPETDALAVRVGQPVTLSFEGVPGETREAFLTRVGASVDPATRTVRARVELPNPDHALKAGLFVRARIRVSSPHDALLVPRDALQHAEGRPLVFVKTGEGLYEPVAVELGAGTREHVEVVKGLEPGAEVVTTGAFLLKTEILKGSIGAGCCEEGGG encoded by the coding sequence ATGCGCCCCCGCATCGGCCCGAGGCTCGTGGCGCTCCTGCTCGCCCTGGGAGCGGCGGCCTGCTCGAGCGGCTCCAAGCCCGCCGGGGCGGAGAAGTCCTCCCCGCCTCCCGCCGATGCGGGCTCCCCCTCCGTGCCCGCCGCCACGGCCCAGGAGGTGAAGCTGTGTGAGCACGGCGTGCCCGCGGAGCTGTGCACGAAGTGCAACCCGGAGTTCATCGACGTCTTCAAGGCCCAGGGCGACTGGTGCGAGGAGCACGGTCTGCCGGAGTCCCACTGCAAGCAATGCCATCCGGAGCTCACCTTCACCTCGCGGCCCTCCACTCCGCGGGACTGGTGCGAGGAGCACGCGGTGCCGGAGTCCCAATGCACCAGGTGCCACCCGGAGCTCGTGGCGAAGTTCATCGAGGCCGGGGACTACTGCCGCGAGCATGGCTACCCCGAGTCCGTGTGCCCCTACTGCCACCCGGAGAAGGTGAAGGCCGCGGGCGCCGAACCGCCCGTCTTCCCCGAGCCCGGCACCCGCGTGCGCCTCGCCTCGGCCGAGACGGCTCGCGAGGCCGGCATCCGGACGGAGCGCGTGCGGCGGCGGCCCTTCGCCCGCACACTGGAGGTGCTCGGACAGCTCGACTTCAACCAGAACCGGCTGGCGCGGCTGTCGACCCGGAGCGATGCCCTGGTGATGGAAGTCCGGGTGGATGTCGGCGACGAGGTGAAGGCGGGCCAACCCCTCGCGGTGGTGACGTCCGCCACCGTCGGCGAGGATCAAGGGCGGCTCTCGGCGGCACAGGCCCGGGTCCGAGCGGCCCTCGCGGCGGTCTCCCGGGAGCAGACCCTCGTCGAGCGGGGCATCAGCCCACGGCAGGCCCTGGAAGAAGCCCAGGCCGAGCTGGCGGCGGCCGAGGGTGAGCGCGAGGCGGCTCGGGCGGCCCTGGGAGCCGCGGGCGTCTCCACCGGCAGTCAGCAGGGGCTCTTCACGCTGAAGGCGCCCTTCGCGGGAACGGTGGTGGCCCGGGATGCCGTGCCCGGCCGGCACGTCGCGGGAGGACAGACGCTCCTCCAGCTCGCGGACCTGGACACCCTCTGGGCCCAGCTCGAGGTGCCCGAAACGGACGCCCTGGCCGTGCGCGTGGGTCAGCCCGTCACCCTCTCCTTCGAGGGCGTTCCCGGAGAGACACGCGAGGCCTTCCTCACCCGCGTAGGTGCCTCGGTGGACCCGGCCACCCGCACCGTGCGCGCCCGCGTGGAGCTGCCCAACCCGGACCATGCGCTCAAGGCGGGCCTCTTCGTCCGGGCCCGGATACGGGTGTCCTCCCCGCACGACGCGCTCCTCGTGCCCCGCGACGCCCTCCAGCACGCCGAGGGGCGCCCCCTCGTCTTCGTGAAGACCGGAGAGGGCCTCTACGAGCCCGTCGCCGTGGAGCTGGGCGCCGGCACCCGGGAGCACGTGGAGGTGGTGAAGGGCCTCGAGCCCGGCGCGGAGGTCGTCACCACGGGCGCCTTCCTCCTCAAGACGGAGATCCTCAAGGGCTCCATCGGCGCGGGCTGCTGCGAGGAAGGAGGCGGGTAG